The Syngnathus scovelli strain Florida chromosome 13, RoL_Ssco_1.2, whole genome shotgun sequence genome has a window encoding:
- the cplane1 gene encoding ciliogenesis and planar polarity effector 1 isoform X4 translates to MELTLEVVISSRIKRKKPWPRFCWLGQEKECVFLFDDKRISEINMMSGRTKKKTPKLHPLLNNVVTMAPSRNGIWFCGLLTTGELFLWNRDNDLLKTVSAAPQVVNIITTIQGSPTRLSVHVSGNGSRVILVTTLGQAFLWECTDPQYLTLTQDGSVEGRWVQMQPPQDTPLPTLKDKEATHCSVFVENKTMGDVCLLGFVFTSGKKLIITCLKIQWLDQHLCFGSVEYSLQWATKMYLMSRLTPPCQSVKSRGALVVDFSPDGQLLAVVVNQQQPKATQVLFVSTQNFVSVSSGLGRCGCKTERVPSNYTRSYWVGSLSWSHDGLFLACVLKRGALLILARLGGLLALTSSGCKIDFGPAHFLPLHPLVTYRPPTGRAEAHLSSSSVSARDTMRQRFSVTWHPRLLYCIVSDGYMATVLRVLNRPSPAMLVKALLDNSSKDLQKACQLLDTSQLDVRTCLESYLSPDAKSFTTSGRHPADSIVSAATHDSTLPFFLQDQGTFGGTKELFDRFQSFFEDESDVDGPPLGSQLADSGRLEFASMFDTLHALDTETELDQDPEEDLEMTMCCLRRDLSKIQNGLLTVWALCMSLGAAVENRAQLLECTVIRVAQLAALFHLMPNGSSDSGKSGPSGFACILELLKALFGILPWDITHSDGSPGLAMVVELCKRLVHLLLAPPPDSPPPHCIDRLSEAVLILQLASDALDCAYSLQKSTLCSSTEKDPQFSALDVHHVPLLQEYGEVQYDLGHPVLPLSQRPSSRLCGVWHWVYKTSQSYKDDTRGPKEVDDGEQLSIIMSKIQAALQAIGEKLEEGPALLSHTGEEFFLCGLYQNSSETWRTQIWEESQKSCRRSAFQETRLCLALLYSLLSQYHLREAVELGEHMAHLALHNAERHNNHATCTTADPLLPTNLHSDAVIAVIQTLARFMASYFTNQPLNILPAHHVAVLPPLHLPHDSNVGRMVPLCQEEAARAVRQQQMSEKWTVDYAVDLLLLGGLFPETAWLAYKLGDWKTAASVSLAYVYDCASHLDRTKINRQDLHLPKGLLPESIFQAELQCLLDNDAGEHSDVNESTFADPVEGQDLDALEASAQEILKASVVAGVDVLTSQLTSLLESAKDLCSSLSALVHSGLYLPSPPLYCPQPSPNTQDPVGTLGQLTELATRHKVSGVLQRILLLLRSARCCHPVAQWYVSNVRRARHLLHKIKTKYAYPSFPKEEKPLPEGLMKFASHGGFFRRSHSKDLEPDSSQTIICFRQLCGLCWMLHVRDQLSVACRRFQAARMQQTPDNSQVHSFCIDALLWAHRYLTFSHFLNAEEVLQDLLLSLLAELPPLALVADTLVLAFPEKEESVRVSLREKYNSLLTSLRQCSVFEDDTKTMKTLIQEKLRLRRKHLGRLLRHLAPMELWLWEKEEDEEDKHEATALRSHSPVTSVSTLTDGVDGERTESTSDPHNSSISRKVKIKAKKTAVRTKRAKNNVSPPSLPVIGTWEFELEDDEYLNFLELFLSYMLEKESSDRGEPPLLKSFCSALRERELNSLTFDVLTTMHRRQRDPARKHCGNELPVFRAGCCRRPVNPGTTPESQTAPDTCESRSNVSASALSELKTGRQLGLFGLRHQKGDSGSVGNQSVLAFTSTTTPEAIVELQQVLDSKLEAQFPVLGRLLEWMLRWADKRVLLGHSAKKKKTKRDVACEDGIVIRVRTSAPALLTSLSLLERRFTHLLQPGCPEARWTIAPVLQSEAVPKLERQSPVDISSPRSAAGLDHDIEKEELSVYSHTDEAEELKSHMSPLPDEPDELNSSAPVPSSTSQRPCFDDLDVTPEKEVKSNDDRTEQSSSLSNDIPSENLCSPLASLKLGELMEPTSSLFSQAGSHPLTRAPSDPNSQIPPSAQPQASLHTELPHSRATLDTNTPLDHPHSGPHPTTAGAPALDPFGQPNSFQAPPMRQRLGEDLYRLVQNINYMSLMDVLGASFSNLQLAQQNSYLAQSNMNPYVPSPYAPPQHNPQPAQTPAVSQSQMYVPNSHSNNPASAPMYAHQTPIHGTQEPNYVSNLTYASHDAGGSHQDFRPLSVQAESRDIHFQERTKLIPSTDGLLIASNSNTTAPPVGNNTDLSIQASTLQLLHLQSGKKRDKKRNKGASSIRRRLLRFNHSTQTESPTRSSRQQNPTSEAAQGLRLLRLQPGAQEHINLPKLPATPPPPPKHFYVPAVPLVETPKLQLLHIDPSPRMMSTPAPRSSHKARLISLEELAGLVAGRRNSEEARLQLLRVNDSGEMHRGVTPSSSSSKRQKRRERSLSTNLPSEPIAKQEPNVEQEEITPAAVIHSSSRSSSTGPTGRFLLDKARATSAELHAFASTCKRPPECLDAFTNTDPKSSPMLVDKAVSASLLATTSTAKLKEHTSEKLSREKSPSQDEDEIDEKKNLDQRGRNFLSILDIEEGSQHRDLPPAGSGMKDASSIPPVLTPAQLHILATSVIKSARPAEEKTPKNVTPTDYHESTTEPERVYSEELHDADLIKALRTRRERPHNVEPESICSTELSELTTAMKTPKRDGPHHREPEKVSPSDSEVSIGSELSKAIKSPRIDESCNLPSETAAVWFSSHLSKLDSQLAALQNIADCLEQDLPQSKIPKQPYKPQQFSPASSPNVKPTVRKTVRLSLPEEKPKAQPKHTPHVVVRKNILESRAPLLQPHTAPEPDICEEDEKEEDIFHNVNHSPDRKPSTPHLTSSSQLHPGHQSLLKHLSTVTLETFDETVEESLDQTGLSDTAEILEGLVREGYISQMDLDASLSNTLDSRKEQREASQQISTGRAVPDDEDYRRELKIWMRRKQRERHSVYQKQRASLRERETKPFSRTSKSTNQVISRKNTQENQKDLLLKQFNQRLRDAALLADQLGTSPFPGSRVLVTDGPTVRSSSAPPTAGNPSTEKNLKRPSGQTRAQRRPWTAEVPGRPSEHNKKVELQPRPGSLSMSGTSLSRERPVPSARAQEDEHITQQSVSLLLSELINEQDDSIEVGEAGMDWLDKLSESGGNLSEVDWAAIERMAATAGT, encoded by the exons ATGGAGCTGACGCTAGAAGTGGTCATCTCCTCCAGAATCAAACGAAAAAAGCCATGGCCACGATTTTGCTGGCTGGGTCAGGAGAAGGAATGTGTCTTTCTGTTCGATGACAAACGGATCAGCGAGATCAACATGATGTCCGGTCGTACCAAGAAGAAGACCCCCAAACTCCATcctttgctcaacaatgtggtGACGATGGCTCCATCCCGCAATG GGATTTGGTTTTGTGGACTTTTGACCACGGGCGAGCTGTTTTTATGGAACAGGGACAACGATTTATTGAAGACTGTCTCAGCGGCCCCTCAAGTCGTTAACATCATCACTACGATTCAAG GGAGTCCCACGCGACTGTCCGTCCATGTATCGGGTAACGGGTCGCGCGTGATTTTGGTCACCACGTTGGGGCAAGCGTTCCTGTGGGAATGTACAGACCCTCAGTATTTGACTTTGACGCAAGACGGCTCAGTGGAAGGACGATGGGTCCAAATGCAGCCGCCTCAAGACACCCCTCTGCCCACTTTGAAGGACAAAGAAGCGACTCATTGCAGCGTCTTTGTGGAAAACAAG ACTATGGGTGATGTGTGCTTACTGGGATTTGTGTTCACATCTGGGAAGAAACTTATCATCACCTGCCTCAAAATCCAATGGCTGGATCAACATTTGTGCTTTGG CTCTGTGGAATATAGCCTACAATGGGCTACCAAGATGTACCTCATGTCACGTCTCACCCCGCCCTGCCAATCGGTCAAGTCCAGAGGGGCGCTGGTCGTCGACTTCTCCCCCGACGGGCAACTGCTAGCCGTCGTGGTGAACCAGCAACAGCCTAAG GCCACGCAGGTTCTATTCGTGAGCACGCAAAATTTTGTCTCCGTGTCAAGCGGACTTGGACGATGCGGGTGTAAAACAGAGCGGGTTCCTTCTAACTACACAAG GTCATACTGGGTTGGGAGTCTAAGCTGGTCACATGACGGCCTTTTCCTGGCCTGCGTTTTGAAGAGAGGCGCCCTCCTGATCCTGGCTCGTCTCGGCGGGCTCCTGGCGCTAACCAGCTCTGGCTGCAAAATCGACTTTGGCCCAGCACACTTTCTCCCCCTTCACCCATTGGTCACTTACCG GCCTCCAACCGGACGAGCGGAGGCCCACCTGTCCAGCTCGAGCGTGTCGGCACGGGACACCATGAGGCAGCGCTTTTCCGTCACTTGGCACCCACGCCTCCTGTACTGCATCGTGTCCGACGGTTACATGGCCACCGTGCTGCGAGTCCTCAACAGGCCTTCTCCCGCAATGCTGGTGAAAGCTCTGTTGGATAACAGCAGCAAAGACCTTCAGAAGGCCTGCCAACTTCTGGATACATCTCAG TTGGACGTGAGAACGTGCTTGGAGTCGTACCTCAGTCCGGACGCCAAGTCGTTCACCACGAGTGGACGTCACCCTGCAGACTCCATTGTATCAGCAGCCACACACGATTCCACTTTGCCTTTCTTTCTGCAGGACCAGGGCACCTTCGGTGGCACCAAGGAGCTGTTTGATCGATTTCAG tcctTCTTTGAGGATGAATCCGATGTAGACGGGCCTCCTCTTGGTTCGCAGTTGGCGGACAGCGGACGCTTGGAGTTTGCCTCCATGTTCGACACTCTCCACGCTTTGGACACAGAGACTGAACTAGACCAAGATCCTGAAGAGGACCTTGAGATGACCATGTGTTGTCTTCGACGGGATCTCAGTAAAATCCAGAATGGGCTTTTGACGGTGTGGGCTCTCTGCATGTCTCTGGGAGCTGCAGTGGAAAACCGAGCCCAACTGCTCGAGTGTACCGTCATCCGCGTGGCGCAACTCGCCGCTTTGTTCCACTTGATGCCGAACGGTTCTTCTGACTCTGGGAAAAGTGGCCCCTCCGGTTTTGCTTGCATCCTGGAGCTTCTCAAAGCACTTTTCGGAATCCTCCCGTGGGACATCACTCACTCCGATGGATCTCCTGGCCTGGCGATGGTGGTGGAGCTCTGTAAGCGGCTTGTCCACCTGCTACTCGCTCCGCCCCCAGATTCCCCCCCACCACATTGTATCGACAGGCTATCCGAAGCTGTGCTCATCCTCCAGCTGGCTTCCGATGCCCTCGACTGTGCCTACAGCCTGCAGAAAAGCACCCTCTGCTCCTCGACGGAGAAGGACCCTCAATTCTCAGCTTTAGATGTCCACCATGTGCCACTGCTACAGGAGTACGGGGAGGTCCAATATGACCTTGGTCATCCGGTTCTACCCCTATCCCAGCGACCATCCAGCAG ACTGTGTGGAGTGTGGCATTGGGTCTACAAGACGAGCCAGAGTTACAAGGATGACACACGAGGCCCTAAGGAGGTCGATGACGGGGAGCAGTTGTCAATCATCATGTCCAAGATTCAAGCAGCTCTGCAAGCGATCGGGGAGAAACTCGAAGAGGGTCCTGCACTGTTGAGTCACACAG GTGAAGAATTCTTCCTATGCGGCTTGTACCAAAACAGCTCTGAGACGTGGCGGACCCAAATTTGGGAAGAGAGTCAAAAAA gtTGTCGTCGCAGCGCCTTCCAGGAAACCCGACTTTGTCTGGCTCTCCTCTACAGCCTGCTGTCCCAGTACCATCTGAGGGAAGCCGTGGAGTTGGGAGAACACATGGCCCACTTGGCGCTGCACAACGCTGAACGCCACAATAATCATGCCACTTGCACTACAG CCGACCCCCTTCTGCCGACAAACCTTCACAGCGACGCAGTCATCGCCGTCATTCAGACTTTAGCGAGGTTCATGGCTTCTTATTTTACCAATCAGCCTCTCAACATCCTGCCTGCACACCACGTGGCTGTTTTGCCGCCGTTACATCTACCTCATG ATTCAAATGTAGGACGCATGGTGCCTCTGTGCCAGGAGGAAGCGGCTCGAGCGGTTCGCCAGCAACAAATGTCGGAGAAGTGGACCGTGGACTACGCTGTGGACCTTCTACTTCTCGGGGGTCTGTTCCCTGAGACTGCGTGGTTGGCGTACAAACTCGGAGACTGGAAGACGGCAGCCTCCGTTAGCCTCGCTTATGTCTACGACTGCGCCAGCCACTTGGACAGGACTAA gaTCAATAGACAAGACCTTCACCTTCCAAAAGGTTTACTCCCTGAAAGCATTTTTCAGGCGGAGTTGCAGTGTCTTCTGGACAATGACGCTGGAGAGCACAGCGATGTCAATGAGTCAACATTTGCAG ACCCCGTGGAAGGACAAGACCTAGATGCATTGGAAGCATCCGCCCAGGAGATCCTCAAAGCATCCGTCGTCGCTGGTGTGGACGTTTTAACGTCGCAGTTAACTTCCTTACTGGAATCAGCTAAAGATCTGTGCTCGAGTCTGTCTGCTTTGGTGCACAGTGGACTGTATTTGCCGTCCCCGCCTCTCTATTGTCCTCAGCCGTCACCTAACACTCAG GATCCTGTGGGGACACTGGGACAACTCACAGAGTTGGCGACACGTCACAAAGTGTCAGGCGTTCTCCAGAGGATCCTGCTTCTCCTCAGGTCAGCTCGATGCTGCCACCCTGTCGCTCAGTGGTACGTCAGCAACGTGAGGCGGGCCCGCCACCTACTTCACAAG atcAAGACAAAGTATGCCTACCCATCATTCCCCAAAGAGGAAAAGCCTCTCCCAGAAGGCCTGATGAAATTTGCCAGCCATGGCGGATTCTTCAGAAGGAGCCATAGCAAAGATCTAGAGCCTGATTCCAGTCAAACTATTA TCTGTTTCAGGCAGCTGTGTGGTTTATGCTGGATGCTTCATGTTCGGGATCAGCTTTCTGTTGCCTGCAGGAGGTTTCAAGCTGCTAGAATGCAACAG ACCCCTGACAATTCACAAGTGCATTCATTCTGCATTGATGCTCTTCTCTGGGCCCATCGCTATTTGACTTTCTCTCACTTCCTGAATGCTGAGGAAGTCCTGCAGGATCTCCTGCTCAGCCTTTTGGCGGAATTGCCACCCCTTgctttg GTGGCAGACACGCTCGTTCTTGCCTTCCCAGAGAAGGAAGAGTCTGTCAGAGTCTCCCTGAGGGAGAAGTATAACTCACTGCTGACGAGCTTGAGGCAATGCAGCGTCTTTG AGGACGACACTAAGACCATGAAGACTCTGATCCAAGAAAAACTCAGGCTGAGGAGAAAGCACCTGGGTCGCTTGCTGAGGCACCTGGCCCCCATGGAGCTTTGGTTGTGGGAgaaagaggaagatgaggaagacAAACACGAGGCGACCGCTTTGAGATCACACTCGCCGGTCACGAGCGTCAGCACTCTAACTGATGGCGTTGATGGAGAAAGAACGGAGAGCACATCTGACCCTCATAACTCATCCATATCCAG GAAGGTCAAAATTAAAGCAAAGAAGACTGCTGTTCGGACTAAGAGAGCAAAAAATAATGTATCGCCACCTTCCCTTCCAGTCATTGGCACCTGGGAGTTTGAGCTAGAGGATGATGAGTATCTCAACTTCCTCGAGCTTTTTCTCAGCTACATGCTGGAGAAGGAAAGCAGCGATAGGGGCGAGCCTCCTTTGCTCAAGTCTTTTTGCTCGGCTTTACGCGAGAGGGAGCTAAACTCGCTCACCTTCGACGTGCTCACCACCATGCATCGTCGCCAAAGAGACCCGGCCAGGAAACACTGCGGAAATGAGCTCCCGGTCTTCAGAGCCGGTTGCTGTCGAAGGCCGGTGAATCCGGGTACGACCCCCGAGTCGCAAACCGCACCGGATACTTGCGAATCTCGAAGCAACGTCTCTGCGTCCGCTCTGTCGGAGCTTAAGACAGGGAGACAATTGGGTTTGTTTGGTCTCCGACATCAGAAGGGAGACTCTGGTTCTGTCGGTAATCAAAGCGTGTTGGCTTTCACCTCCACAACTACACCGGAAGCCATCGTAGAACTTCAACAGGTCCTGGATTCTAAATTAGAAGCCCAGTTCCCAGTCCTGGGAAGACTGCTGGAGTGGATGTTGCGTTGGGCCGATAAAAGGGTGCTCCTTGGGCATTctgcaaagaagaaaaaaacaaaaagagacgTAGCGTGTGAAGATGGGATAGTCATCCGTGTCAGAACCTCTGCGCCGGCGCTGCTCACTTCGCTGAGCCTGCTGGAGCGCAGGTTCACGCATCTGCTCCAGCCAGGCTGCCCGGAAGCTAGATGGACGATCGCCCCGGTGTTGCAATCCGAGGCCGTCCCAAAGCTGGAGAGACAGAGCCCTGTTGATATCAGCTCCCCAAGATCAGCTGCTGGTCTGGATCACGACATAGAGAAAGAGGAACTGTCtgt TTATTCTCACACGGACGAAGCAGAAGAGTTGAAGTCTCACATGTCGCCTCTCCCCGACGAGCCAGACGAACTCAACTCCAGCGCTCCGGTCCCGAGCTCCACATCACAGCGACCGTGTTTTGACGATTTGGACGTCACTCCAGAAAAAGAAG TCAAAAGCAACGATGACCGCACGGAGCAGTCGTCGTCTCTCTCCAACGACATCCCGTCTGAAAATCTCTGCTCACCTTTAGCG AGTTTAAAACTTGGAGAACTGATGGAGCCCACCTCATCCCT ctTCAGTCAGGCAGGAAGCCATCCATTGACCCGGGCACCGAGTGATCCAAACTCCCAAATCCCTCCATCTGCTCAGCCACAAGCGTCGCTTCACACAGAGCTCCCCCATTCAAGAGCAACTCTGGACACCAACACGCCATTAGATCATCCACACTCTGGACCTCACCCTACCACAGCTGGTGCACCCGCTCTGGATCCTTTTGGCCAACCAAACTCCTTTCAGGCTCCGCCAATGAGGCAGCGTCTGGGTGAAGATCTGTACCGACTGGTCCAG AACATCAACTACATGAGCCTGATGGATGTTTTGGGAGCTTCATTTTCCAATCTACAACTCGCGCAGCAGAATTCCTATTTAGCGCAATCTAATATGAACCCTTATGTGCCTTCTCCCTATGCACCACCTCAACATAATCCCCAACCTGCGCAGACCCCTGCAGTGTCGCAATCCCAAATGTATGTGCCTAATTCACACTCAAACAACCCAGCATCTGCACCCATGTATGCACATCAGACTCCCATCCACGGCACACAAGAACCTAATTACGTCAGCAATCTTACCTATGCCAGTCATGACGCAGGAGGAAGCCATCAG GATTTTCGACCCCTCTCTGTGCAAGCGGAGTCAAGAGACATTCACTTTCAGGAAAGAACGAAATTAATCCCATCCACCGACGGGCTTCTGATCGCCTCTAACAGCAATACCACAGCGCCCCCTGTTGGTAATAATACAGACCTGTCCATTCAAGCCTCAACCCTCCAATTACTCCATCTGCAAAGTGGTAAGAAGAGAGACAAGAAAAGGAATAAAGGCGCTTCTTCAATTCGGAGAAGACTTCTTCGATTTAACCACAGCACTCAAACCGAGTCTCCGACAAGGAGCTCTCGTCAGCAGaatcccacgtccgaggcggcaCAAGGCCTTCGTTTGCTGCGCTTGCAACCTGGTGCACAAGAACACATCAACCTCCCCAAACTACCAGCaacacctcctcctccccccaagCATTTCTATGTCCCTGCAGTGCCACTGGTAGAAACCCCCAAACTCCAACTTCTTCACATAGACCCCAGTCCAAGAATG ATGTCCACCCCGGCTCCTCGCTCGTCCCACAAGGCTCGCCTCATCTCCCTGGAGGAGTTGGCGGGTTTAGTGGCAGGGAGGCGCAACTCGGAAGAAGCTCGGCTGCAGCTGCTGCGAGTCAACGACTCTGGCGAAATGCATCGTGGCGTGACGCCTTCCTCCAGCTCCAGCAAAAG GCAGAAGAGGCGAGAGCGATCACTAAGTACAAATCTGCCAAGTGAGCCCATCGCTAAACAGGAG cctaACGTGGAGCAAGAAGAAATCACCCCAGCAG CAGTCATTCATAGTTCCTCGAGATCCAGCAGCACCGGTCCAACTGGTCGCTTTTTATTAGACAAGGCGAGAGCCACTTCAGCTGAGCTCCATGCCTTCGCCTCCACGTGTAAAAGACCCCCAGAGTGCCTTGACGCTTTCACCAACACTGATCCAA AATCTTCTCCCATGCTTGTGGACAAAGCAGTGTCTGCCTCGCTCTTAGCCACAACTTCTACGGCCAAGTTAAAAGAACACACTTCAGAGAAACTATCCCGAGAAAAGAGCCCTTCTCAAGATGAAGATGAGATAGATGAGAAGAAGAATTTG GATCAGCGCGGTCGCAACTTCCTAAGCATCCTGGATATCGAAGAGGGGTCGCAACATCGTGATTTACCTCCAGCTGGCTCCGGAATGAAAGACGCTTCTTCCATACCTCCTGTCCTCACGCCTGCTCAGCTTCACATTCTCGCCACTTCCGTCATCAAGAGTGCTCGCCCCGCTGAAGAGAAAACTCCCAAAAACGTCACCCCAACAG ATTACCATGAGAGCACCACTGAACCAGAGAGAGTTTACTCGGAGGAGCTACATGACGCAGATCTTATTAAAGCCCTCAGGACAAGAAGAGAGAGACCTCACAACGTGGAACCGGAGAGCATCTGCTCTACTGAACTATCTGAGCTGACGACAGCGATGAAGACACCAAAAAGAGACGGACCTCACCACAGGGAACCAGAGAAAGTCTCTCCGTCCGACAGTGAAGTTTCAATCGGCTCCGAGCTTTCGAAAGCCATCAAGAGCCCACGAATAGACGAATCTTGCAATCTCCCATCCGAAACCGCCGCGGTTTGGTTCTCGTCCCACTTGTCCAAACTGGATTCACAGCTGGCTGCGTTGCAGAACATCGCCGATTGCCTGGAGCAGGACCTGCCTCAGTCCAAAATTCCAAAGCAG cCATACAAGCCACAGCAATTCTCCCCAGCTTCATCTCCGAACGTGAAGCCCACAGTAAGAAAAACAGTAAGATTGTCTCTCCCGGAGGAAAAGCCCAAAGCACAGCCAAAACACACTCCTCACGTCGTTGTGAGAAAAAACATCCTCGAAAGCA GAGCCCCACTGCTCCAACCTCACACCGCACCAGAACCCGACATCTGCGAGGAGGACGAGAAGGAAGAAGACATATTCCACAATGTCAACCACAGCCCTGACCGAAAACCGTCCACTCCGCATCTAACTTCCTCCTCTCAGCTTCATCCCGGCCACCAGAGCCTTCTAA AGCATCTGTCAACTGTAACATTGGAAACGTTTGATGA GACGGTCGAAGAGAGTCTGGACCAGACGGGCTTGTCCGACACAGCGGAAATCCTGGAAGGTTTGGTACGAGAAGGTTACATATCCCAGATGGACCTGGACGCATCTTTATCAAACACGCTTGACAGCAG GAAGGAGCAGCGAGAAGCAAGTCAGCAGATTTCCACAGGGCGTGCTGTCCCCGACGATGAAGACTACAGGCGGGAGTTGAAGATCTGGATGCGACGCAAGCAGAGGGAGAGACACTCGGTGTATCAAAAACAGAGAGCCAGCCTCCGCGAGAGGGAAACCAAACCTTTCTCCAGAACATCG AAATCCACCAACCAAGTGATCAGCAGGAAAAACACACAAGAAAATCAAAA GGACTTGCTTTTGAAACAATTCAACCAGAGGCTTCGTGACGCCGCCTTGTTGGCGGATCAACTTGGCACCAGTCCCTTTCCCGGCTCTCGTGTTTTAGTCACTGATGGTCCCACCGTAAGGTCATCCTCTGCTCCACCCACAGCTGGCAATCCCAG CACAGAGAAGAATCTGAAGCGTCCCTCAGGCCAAACACGCGCCCAGCGTCGTCCTTGGACTGCTGAAGTACCTGGAAGACCTTCAGAGCACAACAAGAAGGTTGAACTCCAGCCAAGGCCAG GTTCTCTCTCGATGTCAGGGACCTCACTGTCCAGGGAGCGTCCAGTCCCTTCCGCCAGGGCCCAAGAGGACGAGCATATCACACAGCAGAGCGTTAGTTTGTTATTGTCTGAACTTATAAACGAGCAGGACGACAGCATCGAGGTGGGTGAGGCAGGCATGGACTGGCTTGACAAATTGTCGGAGAGCGGCGGCAACCTCAGCGAGGTGGACTGGGCGGCCATTGAAAGGATGGCGGCCACGGCGGGGACTTGA